The following proteins are co-located in the Nomia melanderi isolate GNS246 chromosome 1, iyNomMela1, whole genome shotgun sequence genome:
- the LOC116427633 gene encoding spondin-1 isoform X5 produces MDDPNLVLKICQDMKAEADEQGPVLQECCACEEAKYEVTFEGLWSRNTHPKDFPSKGWLIRFSDVIGASHTVDYRFWKYNGLASVGLRQVAELGSTRKLESELKEQSEHIRTIIKARGISYPNVTGKTFAVFRVDRKHHLMSLVSMLDPSPDWIVGVSGLELCRSDCTWIEHKELNLYPYDVGTDDGITYLSPDSATDPQEPIRRITSSFPNDSRSPFYDPLGSDMKPLAKLYLNRQRLYEKTCTVVPDEVADTGATTTPASSPNRKNKACKVTQWGPWNPCSVTCGRGVQLRQRHYRDEAAAMSNKCNVVLSDRATCYGKMRNCDKARRFSVSMLNSGLCALNNWSEWGSCSSTCGPSVRTRSRNFVDKKYRKQCRSAPDAPELQQTTECEDVPPCPDADGEEVRETSTPKEDDDDDELDSGNDEQENDNDEQDNDDNVNNEQGDGGGEDYEREDAAVEVAEEWLQKCPEDRYTQWSLWSPCSSSCGPGVQLRSRLYNKNWSSTSYNDEDASLEECKLQQAACVANIRTCDFTKEEAAEICSEPMKRGDHCKGNILRAYFDKQAGRCRLFSYSGCDGNRNNFQTEQDCKNVCGDFQRELRTNSSTMVKNYKVSLSSVLSYHIPAQGQRSSKTKRAHQESLEFKGMQSESQVMEPPESVEDVDCQVSEWSQWTQCLGSRGYTFTTREITVPPQGNGKKCPKKLHRKKKCHKLPPCSLKGDGTGPCSGRNSVAVEDEISVDCKMTQWSPWSHCTATCGEASKYRIRTVKIKPVGPWGKLCPALAEYKQCPMVECP; encoded by the exons ATGGATGATCCGAACTTAGTTCTGAAGATCTGTCAGGACATGAAAGCCGAAGCGGACGAGCAGGGCCCGGTGCTGCAGGAATGCTGCGCCTGCGAGGAGGCGAAGTACGAAGTTACTTTCGAGGGACTTTGGTCTAGGAATACCCACCCTAAG GACTTCCCCAGCAAAGGATGGCTCATTCGATTCTCAGATGTGATTGGAGCCTCGCATACGGTGGACTATAGATTTTGGAAATACAACGGCTTAGCTAGTGTCGGTTTACGACAAGTGGCTGAACTCGGGTCGACTCGGAAATTGGAATCGGAATTAAAAGAGCAA agCGAGCATATCAGAACGATAATCAAAGCCAGGGGAATAAGTTACCCCAACGTAACTGGCAAAACTTTCGCGGTCTTCCGCGTCGACCGGAAACACCATCTCATGTCCTTGGTCTCCATGCTCG acCCGTCGCCGGATTGGATAGTCGGGGTCTCGGGTCTAGAGCTGTGCCGCTCTGATTGCACGTGGATCGAGCACAAAGAACTAAATCTCTACCCTTACGATGTGGGTACTGATGATGGAATCACGTATTTA tcaCCAGATTCGGCAACTGATCCTCAGGAGCCCATTCGACGTATAACTTCGTCATTCCCAAACGATTCAAGGTCTCCATTTTACGATCCTTTGGGCTCGGACATGAAACCGCTTGCCAAACTTTACTTGAACCGGCAAAGGCTCTACGAGAAGACCTGCACCGTTGTCCCGGATGAAGTGGCCGACACAGGTGCTACTACTACCCCAGCGTCGTCCCCTAATCGCAAAAATA AAGCCTGCAAAGTGACACAATGGGGTCCTTGGAACCCCTGTTCGGTGACATGCGGTCGTGGCGTCCAACTTAGGCAAAGACACTACCGGGACGAAGCCGCTGCCATGTCGAACAAATGCAACGTCGTACTATCCGACAGAGCGACCTGTTATGGAAAGATGCGTAACTG CGACAAGGCGAGGCGATTCTCGGTGTCGATGTTGAACAGCGGTTTATGCGCCCTGAACAATTGGAGCGAGTGGGGTTCTTGCTCGAGCACTTGCGGCCCTAGTGTCAGGACGAGATCGAGAAATTTCGTGGACAAGAAGTATCGGAAACAGTGTAGATCTGCCCCAGATGCGCCGGAGCTGCAGCAAACGACTGAATGCGAGGACGTCCCGCCGTGTCCTGACGCGGACGGCGAAGAGGTAAGAGAAACGTCCACTCCGAAGGAggacgatgatgacgatgagTTGGACAGTGGTAACGATGAGCAGGAGAATGATAACGATGAGCAGGACAATGATGACAATGTTAACAATGAGCAAGGCGATGGTGGCGGAGAGGATTACGAGAGAGAGGACGCGGCGGTGGAGGTAGCCGAGGAATGGCTGCAG AAATGTCCCGAGGATCGGTACACACAGTGGTCACTGTGGTCCCCCTGCAGTTCTAGTTGTGGGCCTGGTGTTCAGCTGCGATCCAgactttacaataaaaattggaGCAGCACAAGTTACAACGACGAAGACGCTAGTCTCGAGGAATGCAAATTGCAACAAGCTGCCTGTGTGGCGAACATCCGAACTTGTGACTTTACCAAGGAAGAAGCTGCAG AAATTTGCAGTGAACCAATGAAGAGAGGAGACCACTGCAAAGGCAACATTTTACGCGCGTATTTTGATAAACAAGCAGGTCGTTGTCGACTGTTCAGTTACTCTGGCTGCGACGGAAACCGAAATAATTTCCAGACCGAACAGGACTGCAAGAACGTCTGCGGCGATTTTCAGA GAGAGCTAAGAACGAACTCGTCGACAATGGTGAAAAACTATAAGGTGTCACTCAGCAGCGTTCTCAGCTATCACATACCTGCACAGGGGCAACGCAGCTCGAAGACGAAACGAGCTCACCAGG aGAGTTTAGAATTTAAGGGCATGCAGTCGGAGAGTCAAGTGATGGAACCACCAGAATCCGTCGAAGATGTTGACTGTCAAGTGTCCGAATGGAGTCAGTGGACACAGTGCTTAGGAAGTAGAGGATACACATTTACTACCAGAGAAATTACG GTACCACCTCAAGGTAATGGCAAAAAGTGTCCAAAGAAGCTTCACCGTAAGAAAAAATGCCACAAACTCCCACCATGCT CGTTAAAAGGCGATGGCACAGGACCATGTTCTGGGCGAAATTCAGTGGCAGTGGAAGATGAAA TTTCAGTTGATTGCAAAATGACACAATGGTCTCCTTGGTCACATTGCACAGCAACTTGTGGAGAAGCATCGAAATACAGGATAAGAACAGTTAAAATTAAACCTGTCGGTCCCTGGGGCAAATTATGTCCTGCTTTAGCAGAGTACAAACAATGCCCAATGGTGGAGTGTCCATAA